Proteins encoded together in one Anopheles darlingi chromosome 3, idAnoDarlMG_H_01, whole genome shotgun sequence window:
- the LOC125958150 gene encoding hexamerin-1.1, protein MKLVILAVAVSLAVLASGSYVPSSRTEAKYADKEFLFKQKFFFEVLRNIHLPLKYEEYMPYTKTWVSDESKYIDFTQVREFFDFYKTGSFLEKGEIFSIYNEQYLRQTYALFSFLYNSADWDTYYKNLIWARDNVNEGMFIYVVHLTVMHRSDLQGLVLPAIYEIYPYYFYNTDVIRTITYKKLYEPKFGFYGNGKYNVVYANYTASYPVDYYNNFYSEEMISYFTEDIGLNAYYYYFMMDYPFFLGGDKFGLMKDRRGELYWYMHQMLLARYNLERMANYMGTVKPLVWRFPLKTGYFSLLSYWNGMPFKSRDYNYQISDEMYYKLDWIQGWELKIRKIIEDGFYFMADGSRVDLRLPESISFFGDLLNSNVDSVNSNYAGYIEVFSRLLLSGNDFNAYKVWPSALMQFETSLRDPVFYQLYERFMDLYYYFKSFLPSYTYEELNFKGVYVKDVTFDKLVTYFDFFDSDVSNVLPMPSADKYFDYSIFARQRRLNHKQFSYTMNVMSEYTGKAIVRTFLGPKFDKIYDLQFYKKYFVEVDQYLVDMTAGKNTFMRNSREFFWSVKDRTMYTELYKKIMLGYNGQEKFYLDMSEAHCGFPDRLILPKGWTNGMPMQFYFIITPYTAYPTYPTESSFYDKSYMCGVGSGMRFYDNLPLGYPFDRVINFNYFFTKNMYFKDVLIYHSDEYKMNQTF, encoded by the exons ATGAAACTCGTCATCCTAGCGGTTGCCGTTTCCCTGGCAGTTCTTGCCAGCGGATCCTACGTTCCGAGCTCGAGGACCGAAGCGAAATACG CCGACAAGGAATTCCTGTTCAAGCAGAAGTTCTTTTTCGAGGTGCTTCGTAACATCCATTTGCCGCTGAAGTATGAGGAGTACATGCCTTATACCAAGACCTGGGTTTCGGACGAGTCCAAGTACATT GACTTTACCCAAGTGCGCGAATTCTTCGATTTTTACAAGACCGGCAGCTTCCTGGAGAAGGGCGAAATCTTCAGCATCTATAACGAGCAGTACTTGCGCCAGACGTACGCTCTGTTCAGCTTCTTGTACAACAGCGCCGATTGGGATACCTACTACAAGAATTTGATCTGGGCTCGTGACAATGTCAACGAGGGCATGTTCATCTATGTCGTGCACCTGACCGTTATGCACCGCAGCGACCTGCAGGGCCTGGTTCTACCGGCCATCTACGAGATCTACCCGTACTACTTCTACAACACCGACGTGATCCGTACCATCACCTACAAGAAGCTGTACGAGCCCAAGTTCGGTTTCTACGGCAATGGCAAGTACAACGTCGTTTACGCCAACTACACCGCCTCGTACCCGGTCGACTATTACAACAACTTCTACAGCGAGGAGATGATCAGTTACTTCACCGAAGATATTGGACTGAACgcgtactactactacttcatgATGGACTATCCGTTCTTCCTGGGTGGAGACAAGTTCGGTTTGATGAAGGATCGCCGTGGAGAACTCTACTGGTACATGCATCAGATGCTGCTGGCCCGCTACAACCTCGAGCGTATGGCGAACTACATGGGCACGGTTAAGCCGTTGGTGTGGCGTTTCCCGCTGAAGACCGGATACTTCTCGCTGCTCAGCTACTGGAACGGAATGCCGTTCAAGAGCCGCGACTACAACTACCAGATCAGTGACGAGATGTACTACAAGCTGGACTGGATCCAGGGCTGGGAGCTCAAGATCCGCAAGATCATTGAGGATGGTTTCTACTTCATGGCCGATGGATCTCGCGTCGACTTGCGCCTGCCGGAATCGATCAGCTTCTTTGGCGATCTGCTCAACTCGAACGTCGACAGTGTCAATTCCAACTACGCCGGCTACATTGAGGTGTTCTCGCGTCTGCTGCTCTCCGGAAATGACTTCAACGCCTACAAGGTGTGGCCGTCAGCGCTGATGCAGTTCGAGACTAGCCTGCGCGACCCGGTGTTCTACCAGCTGTACGAACGCTTCATGGATCTGTACTACTACTTCAAGAGCTTCTTGCCCAGCTACACCTACGAGGAACTCAACTTCAAGGGAGTCTACGTCAAGGATGTTACCTTCGATAAGCTTGTCACCTACTTCGATTTCTTCGATTCGGACGTGTCCAACGTTCTGCCCATGCCGAGCGCCGATAAGTACTTCGACTACAGCATCTTTGCGCGCCAGCGTCGTCTCAACCACAAGCAGTTCAGCTACACCATGAACGTGATGTCCGAGTATACCGGCAAGGCCATCGTGCGCACCTTCCTGGGTCCGAAGTTCGACAAAATCTACGATCTGCAGTTCTACAAGAAGTACTTCGTCGAGGTTGACCAGTACCTGGTTGATATGACCGCCGGTAAGAACACGTTCATGCGCAACTCGCGCGAGTTCTTCTGGAGCGTCAAGGACCGCACGATGTACACCGAACTCTACAAGAAGATCATGCTCGGCTACAACGGACAGGAGAAGTTCTACCTCGACATGTCCGAGGCTCACTGTGGCTTCCCCGATCGTCTGATCCTGCCGAAGGGCTGGACCAACGGTATGCCGATGCAGTTCTACTTCATCATCACGCCCTACACCGCCTACCCGACCTACCCGACCGAGAGCAGCTTCTACGATAAGTCGTACATGTGCGGTGTTGGCAGTGGAATGCGCTTCTACGACAACCTGCCGCTGGGCTATCCCTTCGATCGcgtcatcaacttcaactACTTCTTCACCAAGAACATGTATTTCAAGGACGTGCTCATCTACCACAGTGACGAGTACAAGATGAACCAGACCTTCTAA